The sequence AGAATTGATCAAGGGACATACAGAACGGAGTGTATGTTCCGCGACGCTCAGAAGGCATTATCCCAGCTCTAAGTAACGCGGAAGATTCCGCGCCTCTCTGCCcccaccgccagcagcaggggaGGCATTAAATTACTCACCCATGCTCATACGAAGGCCTACATACTGCTATGAGCCCTAGTCTAGAACGTGTGCCTATTCCATATCTATCGATCGCGGAGTCGGGGCATCATCGCAGTTGAAAATTACCCGAACAGCCGAACTCATTCGTGAATTGGACACGGCAGAGCGAGTGGATAGGGCACAATGGTGAAAAATTGGCACAATCCCCATAATTTCGCGTAATGGAGGCGTAGCCTCTTTAGAAAatggagaagcagagaagattTCACAGACCGTTTTCAACGTCAAAAGAGGTATTCGCCGTCGGTATTCTGTAGTATGACCGATTCCCGTATTCTAAAGTACAGTAGGATCGTGCGCATGAATGTTACAGGTCATGTTGCCGTCACTTCAGCGGAGCATTTCCTATTGGTCATACCCGAAGGTTCAATAAGCCTACCCCGGGTTGTTTTTACCAGTGGTTCGGTGAAACCAACAACACGCTGAGTTCACTGTTGGGAATTCCACGTTTGGACGGCCGGCTAAACGTTCAACGCCGTTAGAGCCCTAGGAGGGCGCGATTGATCGCCAGTTAGGCCTCTTGCAGCTTAACAGATTGATGGCTTCCAGCTAGTACCTGCGCCGGTCGAGTGGCTGACAGGGATCAACACCTCGGTAATGGTTTTGGACGGCGTCACACAAACCCCTTTGGCGTCTTGCGAAAGCCACAGATCTTCTAATTTCGTTTTCGAGTGCGGACCGCTTTCGTCAACTCTATCCGATAGTCCGCTCAATCCCCGCCCTGTGGATTCCGCTCTTGCGTCAGTAAGTCATTTGTATCCATAGCAAGGTCAGGCTACTTCAATAAGCGCCGGTACTCACGTTTGCTAAGTTCTTTAGATTGCCCCTTATCCCTCTGTTTTAGTACCTAGATCCTGTGAGAGTAAGCACTTAAAGTCACCAATGCTTTCTTTGTTGAAGATCATCGATTTCTATCTTGTATGTGCATATGTACAGTATGTAGAAGGGGCGGCAGGTTGGAGCCACTAACGCTATATAGTCTTGGGATTTGCACTCCTATTCAGCGCAGACAGGTAAAGAACAGCGGGTTCGTTACATAGTGCTAATAGAAAGATAATCGTATTGTCTTTACGCTATAGGTATTCAATAAAGACTCTGGATATTGCTATGCTTGGCTATCATGATTTTGAACTCAAAAGACTATTCAACTTTATTAAACTCTACAATGCAGAGTACTTGTTGATGAGCTGAAGTAATTTTGCATCTACCTCCTTAGGAGTGGTGGCGTTGAGGTAGTGGCCGCCGTCAGTAAAAGACAGCTCGGTCTCTACAGAGCTTGAGAAGGCCTTGATGTGCTCCTTTGGTACTTCAACACCGAACACCGGATCTTGGTTGCCCTGTATTTTCGTTAATATTAGGAACTGAGACAAAGATAGTTAATCTGACGACCCACCTGAAGCCAGTAGACAGGGCACTTGACATCCTGCGCCCTTCTTAACAAGCCATCTCGCTCCAAGAGGTTGACAAAAGCTCCACGCAGCTTCTTGCGTCCTCCGTCTCCAGAGTAAATCTTGTTGAGTGTAGTCTTCCAGAACTCAACAGCCTCTGGTGAAATTGCACCCGAGAAACCGATGTTCACTACGCTTTCGCGCAGACCCTCGTCAATGAGGAAATCTGGAGTCGGCACATTACTGTGAAGGGTGTCAACTACTGGGCCAAGCATTGTTGCGGGATCCCAGCATCCCTTTTCTCGGGAGGCGGCAGACTCATAGTCGAGCGAAGTGCCAAGAATCAACAGACCTTGAATCTGTAGTTGAGTTCATCTCTGTTAGTACTTCATTTAGGCGAAAGTAAAGTGAGACACTTCGCGGAATTGAAGCCGGATAGTATACGTGGAGAAAATATGGGGGTTTAGCAGGGATAGATCAAGTAAGTATGAACTATATGCATTTCGTACAAATGTACATGTGTGCTCGTTACCCTCGGATTCAGAAGTTACTTGTACATACCTTCTCTGGGGCAACAAGAGCCATTCTTGTAACAATCCAACCTCCCTGGCTGGTACCAAGAGCAAAAGCCTTCTTAATGCCGAGGGCATCCAGCACTTgaatggccatgatggccgTGTCCCAGTAGGTGTAATTCTCTGCAGAGCACTCGGTGGATCCGTGGCCAAGAGGCTCAATGGCCAGTAGGTTGGCAGCATCGGTAAGAGCCTTGTTGTCGAACTGGTGGTCATATAGAGAAGAGGTCATGCACATAGAGTTGATGAGCACAACTGTAGGCTTGGCGGGGTCGACGGCGCCGTTAGACAAACGGTAACCGGCATCAATTCCGCCCAGATGCGGCACTCTGATGGTGGTTCCGGCAGTCATGATGGTGATAGAGAGACAGATTTGTGTATGTGGTTTTCTCCGTAGCAGATATAAAATTACGACAAACAAGAAGCCAGCTTCCTTTTTGTTTCGCTTGTCTCTTTATTGGAATAGTCAAAAGTAGTTAAAACAGAAACTATTCAGCGAGGCATGGTGgactaattatttactttgtATAGAGACCGCCTGACTAACCTCCCAACCAGAAAGGGAGCCACAACAATAACCCTCAAAACTTTCAAGCGCTCCTTTGAGCTGAGCCTCGGGAGAACCCCAAACTTTGGAACCAGCTCGGCGGGGT comes from Trichoderma asperellum chromosome 3, complete sequence and encodes:
- a CDS encoding uncharacterized protein (MEROPS:MER0011785), with amino-acid sequence MTAGTTIRVPHLGGIDAGYRLSNGAVDPAKPTVVLINSMCMTSSLYDHQFDNKALTDAANLLAIEPLGHGSTECSAENYTYWDTAIMAIQVLDALGIKKAFALGTSQGGWIVTRMALVAPEKIQGLLILGTSLDYESAASREKGCWDPATMLGPVVDTLHSNVPTPDFLIDEGLRESVVNIGFSGAISPEAVEFWKTTLNKIYSGDGGRKKLRGAFVNLLERDGLLRRAQDVKCPVYWLQGNQDPVFGVEVPKEHIKAFSSSVETELSFTDGGHYLNATTPKEVDAKLLQLINKYSAL